The window TCCCACCGCGCGCTCGCCCAGGCGGCGGAGCTCGCCGCCAGCCCGCAGCTGCGCAACATGGCGACCATCGGCGGAAACCTCCTCCAGTTGAACCGTTGCGAGTACTATCGCAACGACCTGCCATGTGCGCTGCACGGCGGGGAGACGTGCCTCGCGGCGCAGGGCGACCACCGCCACCACGCGATCTTCCCGCAGAAGACGTGCATCGCCGTGAACCCGTCAGACCCGGTCACGGCGCTTCTCGCGCTCGACGCCCGGGTGGAGATCGCGCGCGCGAACGGCGATGTGCGCGAGGAACCGCTCGCCGGCCGCCTCAAGGACCCGGATCCGGAGGATCCCCGGCACTTCCGCCTGGAGGAGGGCGAGCTGATCACGGCCGTGCACCTCCCGCCCGCGGAAGGGGAGAGCGTGTACCTGAAGGCCATGGAGCGGGCGACGTGGTCGTTCGCGCTGGCGGCCGTCGCGGTTCGCCTCGCCTTCTCGACGGACGGGCGGGTGCAGGCGGCGCGGGTGGTTCTGGGGGCCGTCGCCGGCCAGCCGCGGCGCGCGGAGGCGGCGGAGCAGGC of the Clostridia bacterium genome contains:
- a CDS encoding FAD binding domain-containing protein; protein product: SHRALAQAAELAASPQLRNMATIGGNLLQLNRCEYYRNDLPCALHGGETCLAAQGDHRHHAIFPQKTCIAVNPSDPVTALLALDARVEIARANGDVREEPLAGRLKDPDPEDPRHFRLEEGELITAVHLPPAEGESVYLKAMERATWSFALAAVAVRLAFSTDGRVQAARVVLGAVAGQPRRAEAAEQALLGRTLDDEAVAAAADAAVAGAQPLPGNAYKVELVRGLVRKALQTLRPQAG